A genomic window from Astatotilapia calliptera chromosome 12, fAstCal1.2, whole genome shotgun sequence includes:
- the LOC113033655 gene encoding granzyme K-like — translation MSCLKNFSLLISCVLLFIIQPGRGSEIINGKEVRLHSLPFMAYVRSVTKSWCGGTLIHPQWVLTAAHCTGSYWVMLGAHSRTKNEHSKQLRVVEKSFPHPGYCCAKHDNDLMLLKLNKPVLETRAVKWLEFGNTVRDPAAGSRCLVAGWGVTETKQPSDVLKSVNVTVVDRQTCNSRDYYNHDPVITDDMICAGSDGTNVADTCQGDSGGPLLCDGALVGVTSFGRGCGIIKKPGVYSFISERQLYWIKTTMKLF, via the exons atgtccTGCCTGAAGAATTTCAGTCTTCTCATCTCATGTgtgctcctcttcatcatccagCCAG gtCGTGGGTCTGAGATTATTAATGGGAAAGAAGTCAGGCTACACTCACTGCCTTTCATGGCTTATGTGAGAAGTGTGACTAAATCTTGGTGTGGAGGGACATTAATCCATCCACAGTGGGTGCTGACAGCTGCCCACTGCACTGG gagTTACTGGGTGATGCTGGGAGCCCACTCCAGAACGAAAAACGAACATTCCAAGCAACTCCGAGTCGTCGAGAAAAGTTTTCCTCATCCTGGCTACTGTTGTGCAAAGCACGACAATGACCTCATGTTGCTGAAG cttaACAAACCGGTGTTGGAAACCAGGGCAGTGAAGTGGCTCGAGTTTGGCAACACTGTGAGAGACCCGGCAGCTGGCAGCAGGTGTCTGGTGGCTGGATGGGGAGTAactgaaacaaaacaaccatCAGACGTCCTCAAGTCTGTCAATGTGACTGTGGTGGACAGGCAGACGTGCAACTCTCGTGATTATTACAACCACGACCCTGTTATCACTGATGACATGATATGTGCTGGTTCAGATGGTACAAACGTTGCTGATACCTGTCAG GGGGATTCAGGAGGCCCGCTGTTGTGCGATGGAGCGCTGGTTGGAGTCACTTCTTTTGGACGGGGTTGTGGTATCATTAAAAAACCTGGAGTCTACTCGTTTATCTCAGAGAGACAGCTGTACTGGATCAAAACTACGATGAAGTTATTCTAA